ACTTCCGGAACGGAGTGTAAGCCAAATTATAGCGATTTTAGAAGGAGAAAAGAAAGTTCCGACAGGAATGTTAGCCCGGTCTACCCTTGGAAGGCATCTTTCTCGTTTAGGTCTAACCCAGAAGGAAGCTAAGCAAAAGATATCAGGGCACAGGCGTTTTGCCAAAGAACAGCGTAATCGCCTCTGGCAGGCGGATATCAAATATGGGCCGTATCTACCGCATCCAAAGAATCCCAAACGCAAAGTGCGAACTTATTTAGTGGCATTTATCGATGATGCTACTCGTCTTCTTTGTCATGGAGAGTTTTATCTTGACCAAAGAAGGCCAGTTTTAGAAGATTGTTTTCGTAAAGCCATCTTGAAACGAGGAATCCCGGATGCGGTATATGTAGATAATGGCAAGATTTTTGTTTCTCGCTGGTTTCGTTTGGGTTGTGCCAAGCTCGGGATAAGGCCAATTAATACTAAGCCATATTCACCTGAATCTAAGGGGAAAATTGAAAGGTTTAACCGCACCGTTGAGTCTTTTATAGCCGAAATAGAACTGCAACAACCTAAGACCCTGGCAGAACTTAACCAGGCTTTTGCTGTTTGGGTTGAAGAAGGTTATAACCACCACCCGCACAGCTCTTTAGAAAACGAAACTCCGGCTAACCGTTTCCAGAAGGATACCCGGCGTTTACGGTTTGTAAGCCTCTTGAAGAATGCAGGGACGCTTTCCTCTGGGAAGCAAGTCGCCGAGTAGATAAAACAGGATGTATCAAACTTGAAGGACGGTTTTATGAAATTGGTTTGGAATGGATACGAAAAACTGTTGATCTCCGTTACGACCCTTTTGACTTAGAAAGTATCGAGTTCTGGTACAATGGTCAAAAGCAGGGACTAGCTAAGCCTTTGGTTATCCAGGAATACAACAACCTTGCTGCAAAAAATAAAAAAGAGCAAGAAGATAAAACACCAAAAACTTCCCGCCTCTTAACAGTACTTGAAGAAAGAAGTATTGAACGCCGCCGGCGAAAATTAGGGGCTATACCCTTCCGCCAGCTGGAAGGGGGTAAGTAAAAACGTCAGCTGCCATCAGTTGAAAATCAACAGAAAATACCAGTAGTTATTGTGGATGAAGCTCATCTCCTTGACCGGGAAATGCTTGAAGAAATACGCTTTCTTTTGAATTTTCGCATGGATTCGTATAATCCAATGAGTCTAATTCTGGTAGGGCAGCCAGAACTGCGCCGTATCTTACAACTTCAGGTCTACGAAGCTATTGCTCAGAGGATTAACCTTCGCTACCACCTTCCTCCCATGGAACGGGAGGAAGCAAAAGGCTATGTGGCCCACCATCTCAGGACAGCCGGGGCAAGTTCAACAATTTTTACCGATGATGCCCTGGATATGGTCTATGAGTATGCCGGGGGTATTGCCCGGAAAATCAATAACCTGTGCATTGCTTGTCTAATGGCAGCTGCAGCCGAACAGAAACGGCTTATTGATGACCGTATGGTCAAGGTAGTAATTGAAAATGAATTTTCTGTATAAAATTATGCCAATGGCCAGGCAGTATAAAAACTGCCTGGCCATTGGCTGTTTTTTGCAAGAGGATATTTCCCAATATTGCAAAGATTTTTCCCCATATGCCATTGGGGATTTTTTTTATTTAGCGGGAATTTTTCATTTAAAATTTTGTCCATTTTAATTATCAAAAAAATTTTTGTTAGCCCTTGAAACCTTCCATTCTGCTTTTTCAAGCAGGATTTTTTCTTTTTAGAGGAATTTTTTGAAATATGCCGAATAAGAAACAAAAATGGCAAAAGGGGAATTTGAATGCTTTCTAAAGTACATACGATTGCCTTAAACGGCATTAATGGAGAAATAGTAGAGGTGGAGGTGGACATTAACCGCGGGCTTCCGGGGATGGAGGTAGTGGGCCTTCCCGATACGGCGGTCAAGGAAGCCCGGGAGCGGGTAAAATCGGCGATAAAAAATTCCGGGTTTGATTTTCCCATCGCCAGGATAACAATAAACCTTGCCCCCGCCGATTTAAAAAAAGAAGGCTCCCACTTTGATTTACCGATAGCTCTCGGGATTTTGGCAGCAAGCGAACAGTTAAATGCTGACCTATCACCCTACATCTTTTTAGGGGAACTCTCGTTGGAAGGTCAGGTGCGGGAGGTAGATGGAGTCCTACCTTCGGTATTAGCGGTGCGGGGAAAAATTCNNNNNNNNNNGGGAGTTGAGGTTTACGGGGTAAAGAGCTTAAGAGAAATCGTGGCTTTTTTAGCGGGAGAAGAAGAGCTTAAACCGGAAAAGCCTCTTGATATTACCGAAATAGTCCGGGAAAAACCCGATGAGGAGCTGGACTTTGCCGATGTAGCAGGGCAGGCGGTAGCGAAAAGGGCTCTGGAAATTGCTGCGGCGGGAAATCATAATTGTCTGATGATCGGTCCGCCGGGAACAGGGAAAACTATGCTTGCTAAACGCTTAGTTTCAATTTTACCGGATTTAACCTATGAAGAAATGCTAGAAGTGACCAAAATTTATAGCGTAGCGGGACTTTTAAAAAATAAGCCTTTTATCACCCAAAGACCTTTTCGCAGTCCCCATCATACCGCATCAAAAATTAGTTTAACCGGTGGGGGAAGAAAACCGCGGCCCGGAGAAATTACCTTGGCCCATCTGGGGGTTTTGTTTTTAGATGAGCTACCCGAGTTTGGCAAAGATGTTTTGGAAGCTCTGCGACAGCCTTTAGAAGAAGGTGAAGTTACAATTGCTCGGGCGGAATCGGTGGCCACGTATCCGGCAAGGTTTATGTTAATAGCAGCTATGAATCCCTGTCCGTGCGGTTTTTATGGGGATGATGAGCGGTTATGCACTTGTACTCCTTATCAGGTACATAAATATCAAGCCAAAGTTTCCGGTCCCCTCCTGGATAGAATTGATTTACAAGTAGAGGTCATGCGGGTAAAATATCAGGAGATGGAAAACATTAAAAACAACGAAAACTCGGCCCAAATTCGCAAGCGCATACTTCAAGCACGACAAATTCAAGGGGAAAGGTACCGGAAATTAAATTTAAACATTACTACTAATTCGCAATTATCTTCCCGACAGATCAGGAGGTATATTCAGCTGACCCAAGAAGCTAAGGAATTTTTAAAGGCGGTTTTTGAAAAAAATACTCTTTCCAATCGGGCTATTGACCGCCTGTTAAAAGTTTCCCAGACCGTTGCTGATTTAGCGGGAAAGGAAGTAGTGGATGTGGAGGAAGTAGCTGAAGCTTTGCAGTTTAGGCTTTTAGAACAAAAATACTGGCAGTAGTTAAGGAGGAGGAAAAGATGGCTTCTGATTTTAGTTTTGATATTGTTTCTGAAGTTAATATGCCCGAGGTTAATAATGCTGTAAACCAGGCATTAAAAGAAATTTCTCAACGCTACGACTTTAAAGGCAGTAATGTTACAATCGAACTCAATGATAAGGAGAAAGAAATTAAAATTAATGCTGAGGACGAGTATCGACTTAAGAGTGCTTTGGATGTACTGGAGTCTAAACTTGTAAAAAGGCAGGTTTCTTTAAAATTTTTGGATTATGGTAAAATTGAACCTGCCCTAGGGGGTACAGTAAAACAGGTAATTAAGTTAAAATCAGGGATTCCCAGAGAAAAAGCAAAGGAAATAACTGAAACAATTAAGCAGTCTAAATTAAAAGTACAAACCCAGATTTTAGACGATAAGCTCAGGGTGTCAGGAAAAAAGAAAGACGATCTTCAAGCGGTAATCCGTCTTTTAAAAGAAAAAGATTTTGGTATTGTTTTACAGTTTACTAACTACCGTTAAAAAAACTGTCCAAGGTGAACTGGTATAAAGATAGTAGACAGATAAAAGTCTACTATCTTTTTATTTTGTATAATAGAGAACAAAGGAGATGATGAGTATGCCATCAGGTAGGCCAATTGGAGGGAAAAATCGATACTATTCAAAGGAGTTTAAACTTGAGGTTATAAACAGATGTTTAGCTGGCGAAAGTACACACACTAGGAAAGGAGTATTCAATTAACAGAAGTTTAATATGTAGTTGGATCAAAAGGTTTCGGGAGAAAGGGCCAGAAGCATTAGAAAATAAAAAGAAGCCTGGAAACCCTTTTGCAGGAATGCAAAAGAAAAAGAATTTGTCGGAAGTCGAACGTTTAAGATTTGAACTTGCAAAAGCTGAAGTCGAATTAGCAAAGTTAAAAAAGTT
This region of Carboxydothermus pertinax genomic DNA includes:
- a CDS encoding ExeA family protein; this translates as MPVVIVDEAHLLDREMLEEIRFLLNFRMDSYNPMSLILVGQPELRRILQLQVYEAIAQRINLRYHLPPMEREEAKGYVAHHLRTAGASSTIFTDDALDMVYEYAGGIARKINNLCIACLMAAAAEQKRLIDDRMVKVVIENEFSV
- a CDS encoding magnesium chelatase domain-containing protein gives rise to the protein MLSKVHTIALNGINGEIVEVEVDINRGLPGMEVVGLPDTAVKEARERVKSAIKNSGFDFPIARITINLAPADLKKEGSHFDLPIALGILAASEQLNADLSPYIFLGELSLEGQVREVDGVLPSVLAVRGKI
- a CDS encoding YifB family Mg chelatase-like AAA ATPase, whose product is GVEVYGVKSLREIVAFLAGEEELKPEKPLDITEIVREKPDEELDFADVAGQAVAKRALEIAAAGNHNCLMIGPPGTGKTMLAKRLVSILPDLTYEEMLEVTKIYSVAGLLKNKPFITQRPFRSPHHTASKISLTGGGRKPRPGEITLAHLGVLFLDELPEFGKDVLEALRQPLEEGEVTIARAESVATYPARFMLIAAMNPCPCGFYGDDERLCTCTPYQVHKYQAKVSGPLLDRIDLQVEVMRVKYQEMENIKNNENSAQIRKRILQARQIQGERYRKLNLNITTNSQLSSRQIRRYIQLTQEAKEFLKAVFEKNTLSNRAIDRLLKVSQTVADLAGKEVVDVEEVAEALQFRLLEQKYWQ
- a CDS encoding YajQ family cyclic di-GMP-binding protein — translated: MASDFSFDIVSEVNMPEVNNAVNQALKEISQRYDFKGSNVTIELNDKEKEIKINAEDEYRLKSALDVLESKLVKRQVSLKFLDYGKIEPALGGTVKQVIKLKSGIPREKAKEITETIKQSKLKVQTQILDDKLRVSGKKKDDLQAVIRLLKEKDFGIVLQFTNYR